The following are encoded in a window of Pseudomonas graminis genomic DNA:
- a CDS encoding WbqC family protein codes for MARTLAVMQPYLFPYLGYFQLIAAADVFVLGDDLQYVRSGWVNRNRILHNGAARLISFPLKKDRFQLQINQRQLCEHFSDEAPRLIDLLAESYREAPYFAQVMPLLERLIRFPQQNIALYAEHAIREMCAYLHIVTPILRSSDLILGSAADKQERIIRIAHTFEATTFITPEGGSVLYDRDHFARNGLLVRFFRMNPVVYRQFRQPFVANLSIIDVLMFNCVEQVQQLLTEYGLDKNPPCARPVMMHGLAQKPDVVLTGSHRIAVE; via the coding sequence ATGGCCAGGACCCTTGCAGTGATGCAGCCCTACTTGTTCCCGTACCTGGGCTACTTTCAGCTCATCGCTGCTGCAGACGTCTTCGTCCTGGGAGATGATCTGCAGTATGTGCGGTCCGGCTGGGTCAATCGCAATCGCATCCTGCACAACGGCGCGGCCAGGCTGATCAGCTTCCCGTTGAAGAAAGACCGCTTTCAGCTGCAGATCAATCAGCGTCAACTGTGTGAGCACTTCAGCGATGAAGCGCCACGGCTGATCGATCTGCTCGCCGAGAGCTACCGAGAGGCGCCCTACTTCGCGCAGGTCATGCCGCTGCTGGAACGGTTGATCCGTTTCCCCCAGCAGAACATCGCGCTGTATGCCGAACACGCCATCCGTGAAATGTGTGCTTATCTCCACATCGTAACGCCGATCCTGCGCAGCTCGGACCTGATATTAGGTAGCGCTGCGGACAAGCAAGAGCGCATTATCCGCATCGCTCACACGTTTGAAGCCACCACGTTCATTACCCCGGAAGGCGGCTCGGTGCTCTACGACCGTGATCACTTTGCCCGCAACGGTTTGCTGGTGCGGTTTTTCCGGATGAACCCGGTGGTGTATCGGCAGTTCAGGCAACCTTTCGTCGCCAACCTGTCGATCATCGATGTGCTGATGTTCAACTGCGTCGAGCAGGTGCAGCAACTGTTGACCGAATACGGGCTGGACAAAAATCCACCCTGCGCAAGGCCCGTCATGATGCACGGGCTGGCGCAAAAACCTGACGTTGTCCTGACCGGGTCGCACCGGATCGCAGTGGAGTGA
- a CDS encoding polysaccharide biosynthesis tyrosine autokinase, translating into MTAMNRTSLDEVQDSRIDLATILRTLFDHKGLIASIVGICVLLGATYAILATPIFQANAMIQIEPRKVGIEGRTEVSSKPLSVSQATTEIELIKSRAVLGKVVDDLKLYIVQKPKYIPGLGSYMARRFKPEREGALADPMFGLNSYAWGGEKIDVFQLDVPDALLGEKMTMVAGKPGTFTLYDEDRNKLLSGPVGQTVEGSGIKIQVAALNARPGTEFTVVRQRTLTAALDYQDRLKIMEAGKDSGIVYLSIQDPDPALAKRILNEVSRLYVRQNVERSSAEAAQRLEFLRSQLPAVRKQLEQSEIALNNFQMGAKSVDLSVETKSVLDQVVKLEGTLSDLKMKRVDVERLYTPEHPTYRALMTQIGQVEAQKTALLKKIEALPATQQELLRLNRDMQVTSQTYTLLLDKSQEQDILRAGSIGNVRIIDNADANVEEPVKPMRKIIVLVAALIGLLLAVATVFVRQAFYRGVDNPEVIENLGMPVYASLPYSRLQERMEKAAQSRSTSKEPRLLSVSAPTELAIEALRSLRTSLHFAMLEARNNVLMISSPTPGVGKSFVSSNLAVIIAQTGKRVLLIDADMRKGYLHKMFNLTPKHGLSDTLAARLGSKEVINHTEVRNLDFISCGYAAPNPSELLMHDNFNKMISELSPLYDLVIIDTPPILAVTDATLVGRQSGTCLLVTRFGLSTAKEIEACKRRLMHNGILIKGAIFNGVLRKASTADYDCAAYGYDYTTVRK; encoded by the coding sequence ATGACCGCTATGAACCGTACTTCTCTGGACGAGGTCCAGGACTCCCGGATCGATCTGGCGACTATCTTGCGCACACTTTTCGATCACAAAGGATTGATTGCGTCGATTGTCGGCATCTGCGTCCTGCTCGGCGCCACCTACGCCATTCTCGCCACGCCGATCTTCCAGGCCAACGCGATGATTCAGATCGAGCCGCGCAAAGTCGGCATCGAGGGCCGCACCGAAGTCTCCAGCAAGCCGCTGTCGGTTTCCCAGGCGACCACCGAAATCGAGCTGATCAAATCCCGCGCGGTGCTGGGCAAGGTCGTTGATGACCTCAAGTTGTACATCGTGCAGAAGCCCAAATACATCCCGGGGCTGGGCAGCTACATGGCGCGTCGGTTCAAGCCCGAGCGTGAAGGCGCGCTGGCTGATCCGATGTTCGGCCTGAACAGCTACGCCTGGGGCGGCGAAAAAATCGACGTCTTTCAGCTAGACGTGCCGGACGCACTGCTTGGCGAAAAGATGACCATGGTGGCGGGCAAACCGGGCACCTTCACCCTGTATGACGAAGACCGTAACAAACTGCTCAGCGGCCCTGTCGGTCAGACGGTCGAAGGCAGCGGCATCAAAATCCAGGTGGCTGCGCTCAACGCCCGTCCGGGCACCGAGTTCACCGTGGTGCGTCAACGCACCCTGACCGCCGCGCTGGATTATCAGGACCGTCTGAAAATCATGGAAGCGGGCAAGGACTCCGGGATCGTCTACCTGTCGATTCAGGACCCCGACCCGGCACTGGCCAAGCGCATCCTCAACGAAGTCAGTCGCCTGTATGTGCGCCAGAACGTCGAGCGCAGTTCGGCCGAAGCCGCCCAGCGTCTGGAATTCCTGCGTTCGCAACTGCCTGCCGTGCGCAAGCAGCTGGAACAGTCGGAAATCGCGCTGAACAACTTCCAGATGGGCGCCAAGTCGGTTGACCTGAGCGTTGAGACCAAATCGGTTCTGGATCAGGTGGTCAAGCTGGAAGGCACCCTGTCGGACCTGAAAATGAAGCGCGTCGACGTCGAGCGTCTGTACACGCCGGAGCATCCGACCTACCGAGCCCTGATGACTCAGATCGGCCAGGTTGAGGCACAGAAAACTGCGCTGCTGAAGAAGATCGAAGCCCTGCCTGCCACGCAACAAGAGCTGCTGCGCCTGAACCGTGACATGCAGGTCACCTCGCAGACCTACACCCTGTTGCTGGACAAGAGCCAGGAGCAGGACATTCTGCGCGCCGGCAGCATCGGCAACGTTCGCATCATCGACAACGCAGACGCCAACGTCGAAGAGCCGGTCAAGCCGATGCGCAAAATCATCGTGCTGGTCGCCGCCCTGATCGGTTTGCTGCTGGCCGTTGCCACCGTGTTTGTGCGCCAGGCGTTCTATCGCGGCGTGGACAACCCGGAAGTCATCGAAAACCTCGGCATGCCGGTGTACGCGTCGCTGCCGTATTCGCGACTGCAGGAACGCATGGAAAAGGCCGCCCAGAGCCGTTCGACAAGCAAGGAGCCACGCCTGCTGAGCGTCAGCGCGCCGACGGAACTGGCGATCGAAGCATTGCGCAGCCTGCGCACCAGCCTGCACTTCGCCATGCTCGAAGCCCGCAACAACGTGCTGATGATTTCCAGCCCGACGCCGGGCGTGGGCAAGTCGTTCGTCTCCAGCAACCTGGCGGTGATCATTGCGCAGACCGGCAAACGCGTGTTGCTGATCGACGCCGACATGCGCAAAGGCTACCTGCACAAGATGTTCAACCTGACGCCCAAGCATGGTTTGTCGGACACCCTCGCTGCGCGTCTGGGCAGCAAGGAAGTCATCAACCACACCGAAGTGCGGAACCTGGATTTCATCTCCTGCGGTTACGCGGCGCCGAACCCGTCCGAGCTGTTGATGCACGACAACTTCAACAAAATGATCAGCGAGCTGTCGCCGCTGTATGACCTGGTGATCATCGACACCCCGCCGATTCTGGCCGTGACCGATGCCACGCTGGTCGGCCGTCAGTCCGGCACCTGCCTGCTGGTGACCCGCTTCGGCCTGAGCACCGCCAAGGAAATCGAAGCGTGCAAACGCCGCCTGATGCACAACGGCATTCTGATCAAGGGTGCGATTTTCAACGGCGTCCTGCGCAAGGCGTCGACCGCCGACTACGACTGCGCCGCATACGGTTACGACTACACCACGGTCCGCAAGTAA
- a CDS encoding glycosyltransferase yields MTQKTTLVTLTYGDRFNYLHTLVSRSLESPLIDRVIIVSNASTAPLDTLRRNWPNQVSVIYMHENTGSARGYSVGIQAALDAGAEHIWLMDDDNAPTINAIATLHQVLEERKRVDGEDKAAVLGFRPTHQADIAAGVPNRFAIQRRSSFFGFHIAQLPYKVWRRLPWGAPQSPHRKLPMVQLPFATYGGLLAHRNLYRRIGLPLDALMLYADDSEYTFRITAGGGRIFLVPDALLDDLESSWNIKARTNNIYESFLLGGSDLRAYYGARNQAWFDKNIWANSSLLYGLNRWVFFRLLRLIAKRRGAEERLGLIEKAIRDGESGVLGLNQSYPL; encoded by the coding sequence ATGACCCAGAAAACCACGCTGGTGACGCTCACCTATGGTGATCGTTTCAACTACCTGCACACGCTGGTCAGCCGCTCGCTGGAAAGCCCGCTGATCGACCGTGTGATCATTGTCAGCAACGCATCCACCGCGCCGCTGGACACCCTGCGCCGCAACTGGCCGAACCAGGTCAGCGTGATCTACATGCATGAGAACACCGGTTCGGCGCGGGGCTATTCGGTGGGGATTCAGGCCGCGCTGGACGCCGGGGCCGAGCACATCTGGCTGATGGACGACGACAACGCGCCGACCATCAACGCCATTGCCACGCTGCATCAGGTGCTCGAAGAACGTAAACGCGTCGACGGCGAAGACAAGGCCGCCGTACTGGGCTTTCGTCCGACCCATCAGGCGGATATCGCCGCCGGCGTGCCGAATCGCTTCGCCATCCAGCGCCGTTCGAGCTTTTTCGGTTTTCACATCGCGCAGCTGCCGTACAAGGTCTGGCGTCGCCTGCCGTGGGGCGCGCCGCAAAGCCCCCATCGCAAACTGCCGATGGTGCAATTGCCATTCGCTACCTACGGCGGCCTGCTCGCCCATCGCAACCTGTATCGCCGCATCGGCCTGCCTCTGGATGCGTTGATGCTCTATGCCGACGACAGCGAATACACCTTTCGCATCACCGCCGGTGGCGGCCGGATCTTCCTGGTGCCGGATGCCTTGCTCGATGACCTGGAAAGCTCGTGGAACATCAAGGCGCGCACCAACAACATCTACGAGAGCTTCCTGCTGGGCGGCTCGGACTTGCGCGCCTACTACGGCGCGCGCAACCAGGCCTGGTTCGACAAGAACATCTGGGCCAATTCGTCGCTGCTGTACGGCCTCAACCGCTGGGTGTTCTTCCGCCTGCTGCGGCTGATCGCCAAGCGACGCGGTGCCGAGGAACGCCTGGGCCTGATCGAAAAAGCCATCCGTGACGGTGAGTCCGGGGTACTGGGTCTGAATCAGTCGTATCCATTATGA
- a CDS encoding glycosyltransferase family 4 protein: MKILFISSLYAPHIGGGAEIILQRTVEGLQQRGCEVSVLVTGPDAGLSVEAVNGVKVYRAGLRNFYWHFGAQRPGRLARLGWHLRDRYNGAMRSYVKKVIGNAQPQLVVCHNLAGWSVSVWDEITAAKLPIVQVLHDMYLMCPSSNMFKRGQCCQQQCGSCQTFRKGHDVRSAQVAAVVGVSRFILEKLQLRGYFSNASPYVVHNASPFTPPTASPHQRRQTDLAVKKAPLRFGYMGTLSHQKGVAWLIEQFQRLPFDATLQIAGRGQTDDEATFKALANSSKISFVGYQTPETFYRQIDVAVVPSLWNEPFGMVAVEACAHSVPVIASRMGGLPEIIQDPLNGLLCDPQDPDSLGQAMLRLHQNPELLARLSGEARVSVASLLNLELMLDSYQSIFDQTLLDDVAQRNRQTLPHPV, translated from the coding sequence ATGAAAATACTGTTCATCAGCAGCCTGTATGCCCCTCACATTGGAGGCGGCGCGGAAATCATTCTTCAGCGTACCGTCGAAGGCCTGCAGCAGCGCGGCTGTGAAGTCAGCGTGCTAGTGACCGGCCCCGACGCAGGTTTGAGCGTTGAAGCGGTGAACGGCGTCAAGGTCTACCGCGCCGGCCTGCGTAACTTCTACTGGCATTTCGGTGCGCAGCGGCCTGGCCGTCTGGCGCGCCTGGGCTGGCATCTGCGCGACCGCTACAACGGCGCGATGCGCAGCTACGTTAAAAAGGTCATCGGCAACGCGCAGCCGCAACTGGTGGTCTGCCATAACCTGGCCGGCTGGTCGGTGTCGGTCTGGGACGAGATCACCGCTGCAAAGCTGCCGATCGTCCAGGTGCTGCATGACATGTACCTGATGTGCCCGAGCAGCAACATGTTCAAACGCGGCCAATGCTGCCAGCAGCAATGCGGCAGCTGCCAGACCTTTCGCAAGGGCCACGATGTTCGGTCAGCGCAGGTCGCGGCGGTGGTCGGGGTCAGTCGATTCATTCTTGAAAAGCTGCAGTTGCGCGGATATTTCAGCAACGCCAGCCCGTACGTCGTGCACAACGCCAGCCCGTTCACCCCGCCGACCGCCTCGCCCCATCAGCGGCGGCAAACGGATCTCGCAGTGAAAAAAGCGCCGTTGCGCTTCGGCTACATGGGCACGCTGTCCCATCAGAAAGGCGTGGCCTGGCTGATCGAGCAATTTCAGCGACTGCCCTTCGACGCCACGCTGCAGATCGCAGGACGTGGCCAGACGGATGACGAAGCCACGTTCAAGGCCCTGGCGAATTCGTCGAAGATCAGCTTCGTCGGTTATCAGACGCCTGAAACGTTCTACCGCCAGATCGATGTCGCCGTGGTGCCTTCGCTGTGGAACGAGCCGTTCGGCATGGTTGCCGTCGAAGCCTGCGCCCACTCGGTGCCGGTGATTGCCAGCCGCATGGGCGGTTTGCCTGAAATCATTCAGGACCCGCTAAACGGTTTGCTGTGCGACCCGCAGGATCCCGACTCACTGGGCCAGGCGATGTTGCGGTTGCACCAGAACCCGGAATTACTGGCGCGTCTGAGCGGTGAGGCGCGGGTCAGCGTGGCGTCGTTACTGAACCTGGAGCTGATGCTCGACAGTTACCAAAGTATTTTCGACCAGACGCTGCTGGACGATGTCGCCCAGCGCAACCGGCAGACACTGCCGCACCCCGTTTGA
- a CDS encoding glycosyltransferase family 2 protein, with amino-acid sequence MDANSNKTSTSPSAAPLVSIVCPAYNQEAYVAQTLEGFLMQQTTFAFEILVNDDASTDGTARIIADYAKRFPTLIRPFYHETNQYSQNNPPVPRLFGEARGRYIAYCEGDDYWTDPRKLQIQVDFLENNPDYVLTYHDAIPFDISGQYPIQLQGKLRGDATALELQKARPISTLTTVFRNVFDSLPPELRAAPLNDLVWWSLLGAYGKGKFMGEVKPAMYRLHPGGVFSMRSNKRKLHMALQTSGALANYYNRLGNQELYEHFLMELVEYSLSAITPKRKMQTLLAVGQNFSTNISKRLMTSLSKGHVQ; translated from the coding sequence ATGGATGCTAATAGCAATAAGACGAGCACCTCGCCGTCCGCCGCGCCCTTGGTCAGCATCGTCTGTCCAGCCTACAACCAGGAAGCCTACGTCGCCCAGACGCTGGAAGGCTTCCTGATGCAGCAAACCACGTTCGCCTTCGAAATCCTGGTGAACGACGATGCCTCCACGGATGGTACTGCCCGTATCATTGCCGATTACGCCAAGCGCTTCCCGACGCTGATCCGGCCCTTCTATCACGAGACCAATCAGTACTCGCAGAACAACCCGCCGGTGCCGCGCCTGTTCGGCGAAGCGCGTGGCCGCTACATCGCTTACTGCGAAGGCGACGATTACTGGACTGACCCGCGCAAGCTGCAGATCCAGGTGGACTTCCTCGAAAACAACCCGGATTACGTGCTGACCTACCACGACGCGATCCCCTTCGACATCAGCGGCCAGTACCCTATCCAGCTGCAAGGCAAGCTGCGCGGGGATGCCACGGCGCTGGAGCTGCAGAAGGCGCGGCCGATCTCGACATTGACCACGGTATTCCGCAACGTCTTCGATTCGTTGCCGCCCGAGCTGCGCGCCGCGCCACTCAATGATCTGGTCTGGTGGTCGCTGCTCGGTGCCTACGGCAAGGGCAAATTCATGGGTGAGGTCAAGCCGGCGATGTATCGGTTGCACCCGGGAGGCGTGTTTTCCATGCGCTCCAACAAACGCAAGCTGCACATGGCGCTGCAGACCTCCGGCGCCCTGGCCAACTACTACAACCGACTCGGTAATCAGGAGCTGTATGAGCACTTCCTGATGGAGCTGGTCGAGTACTCGCTGTCGGCGATTACCCCGAAGCGCAAGATGCAGACGCTCCTGGCGGTCGGGCAGAACTTCAGCACCAACATCAGCAAGAGACTGATGACGAGCCTCAGCAAAGGTCATGTTCAGTAA
- a CDS encoding acyltransferase family protein: MKRLAYLDALRGIAALMVVFTHLYAPVIGHVWVLDYLIDPGKLGVLWFFMISGVVIPYSLKPVPDGARRFLISRFMRLYPAYWLSLVLFVLMLQLSGAPLPSWPQIVANLTMVQAALGFDDVVGLYWTLFIELVFYGLCLALFIAGKLYDLAFRARCSLVFLLAALAMSVARALTEHKLPVALPLALSLMFFGSVWRQWLLAEHSPALTRNLKMLFVAFAVLLPPTLIMAYSKDMGTGETWGRYCFTYAVAIVSFVLLTRSVRLNHPALVWLGAVSYSLYLLHPSMGMLSEFLLRGTDAPGLLVAMVATVLTLGAAHLCFRYIEHPFIQLGKRLNNRNAETQPVSV, encoded by the coding sequence ATGAAACGCCTTGCCTATCTCGACGCATTGCGCGGCATCGCCGCCTTGATGGTGGTTTTCACCCATTTGTATGCACCGGTCATTGGTCACGTCTGGGTGCTGGATTACCTGATCGACCCCGGCAAGTTGGGGGTGTTGTGGTTTTTCATGATCAGCGGCGTAGTGATTCCCTACAGCCTGAAGCCGGTCCCCGATGGCGCCCGGCGTTTTCTGATCTCACGCTTCATGCGCTTGTACCCGGCCTACTGGCTGTCACTGGTGCTGTTTGTGCTGATGCTTCAGTTGAGCGGCGCGCCGTTGCCGTCCTGGCCGCAGATCGTCGCGAACCTGACCATGGTGCAGGCGGCGCTGGGCTTCGACGACGTGGTCGGCCTGTACTGGACGCTGTTCATCGAACTGGTGTTCTACGGCCTGTGCCTGGCGTTGTTTATCGCCGGCAAGCTGTATGACCTGGCGTTCCGGGCGCGCTGTTCGCTGGTGTTTCTGCTCGCAGCGCTGGCGATGAGCGTGGCCCGCGCGCTGACTGAACACAAACTGCCGGTGGCCCTTCCGCTCGCGTTGTCGCTGATGTTCTTTGGCTCCGTGTGGCGCCAGTGGTTGCTGGCGGAACACAGCCCGGCGCTGACGCGGAACCTGAAAATGCTGTTCGTGGCCTTCGCCGTGCTGTTACCGCCGACGCTGATCATGGCTTACAGCAAGGACATGGGCACCGGCGAAACCTGGGGCCGTTACTGCTTCACCTACGCGGTGGCCATTGTCAGCTTCGTGCTGCTGACCCGCAGTGTGCGTCTGAACCACCCGGCGCTGGTCTGGCTGGGCGCAGTGAGTTACTCGCTGTACCTGCTGCACCCGTCGATGGGCATGCTCAGCGAATTCCTGCTGCGCGGCACCGACGCGCCGGGCCTGCTGGTGGCGATGGTCGCGACAGTGCTGACCCTGGGCGCTGCCCATCTGTGCTTCCGCTACATCGAACACCCTTTCATACAGCTCGGAAAACGCCTTAATAACCGCAACGCCGAGACGCAGCCTGTCAGCGTCTGA
- a CDS encoding low molecular weight protein-tyrosine-phosphatase has translation MFSNVLVVCVGNICRSPMAEAMFRQRVPNARVQISSAGTHAMLSSTIDPLAQAVLLVNDVPAHKHRSRQIDRQMLHEAELILVMEHRQTQSVLKLAPEVRGKTFLIGKWQHALEIADPYRRPKLAFEQTYEQLSRCVDDWLPYLQSGDPR, from the coding sequence ATGTTCAGTAACGTACTGGTGGTCTGCGTCGGCAATATCTGTCGCAGCCCCATGGCCGAAGCCATGTTCCGACAACGGGTGCCGAACGCGCGCGTCCAGATCTCGTCGGCCGGGACCCACGCCATGCTCAGTTCCACCATTGACCCGCTGGCTCAGGCCGTGCTGCTGGTCAATGACGTCCCCGCCCACAAACATCGAAGCCGTCAGATCGATCGGCAGATGCTCCACGAAGCAGAGCTGATTCTGGTCATGGAGCATCGTCAGACCCAGAGCGTCCTCAAGCTGGCCCCCGAGGTACGCGGCAAGACGTTTCTGATTGGCAAATGGCAACACGCGCTGGAAATCGCCGACCCCTACCGGCGCCCGAAACTAGCCTTTGAACAGACCTACGAGCAGCTTTCGCGTTGCGTCGACGACTGGCTTCCTTATCTTCAGTCAGGAGATCCAAGATAA
- the rfaH gene encoding transcription/translation regulatory transformer protein RfaH — protein MSEVVNSSGGSARWYLIQTKPRQEARAAEHLQRQQFECYRPVKRGEKKRGSRAPAEEELFPGYLFIHMDQASDNWYPIRSTRGVARIVTFGGMPVPVQDALIEQIRQRLLAPPARVAFQEGETVRVTAEGFNDVEAIFLAADGDERAVILLNLLQREQKVTLPVSSLSRMQARA, from the coding sequence ATGTCTGAAGTCGTCAATAGCTCCGGTGGCTCCGCACGCTGGTACCTCATCCAGACCAAACCCCGTCAGGAAGCACGTGCCGCAGAGCACCTGCAACGTCAGCAGTTCGAGTGCTACCGCCCGGTCAAGCGCGGTGAGAAAAAACGCGGCTCACGGGCGCCAGCCGAAGAAGAGCTGTTCCCCGGTTACCTGTTCATCCACATGGACCAGGCCAGCGACAACTGGTACCCGATCCGCTCGACCCGGGGCGTGGCGCGCATCGTTACGTTCGGCGGCATGCCGGTTCCGGTGCAGGATGCGTTGATCGAGCAGATTCGCCAGCGTCTGTTGGCGCCGCCGGCCAGGGTCGCCTTTCAAGAGGGCGAAACGGTGCGGGTCACGGCCGAGGGCTTCAACGACGTCGAAGCGATCTTCCTGGCTGCCGACGGTGATGAACGTGCGGTGATTCTGCTCAACCTGCTGCAACGCGAGCAAAAGGTCACCCTGCCGGTCAGCAGCCTGTCACGGATGCAAGCGCGGGCGTGA
- a CDS encoding glycosyltransferase family 4 protein, with product MIVINARFLTQELRGVQRFAEQICLALKQLRDDVVFVAPHGIQMHESAKALDVQCIGSHSGHLWEQLDLPLYLRRQGNPLLISLCSTAPLLYGNQIATHHDVTYVRHPESYTRTFRLLYRTMTPIMLSRIKSLLTVSAFSKGEISQFYKFPEKKIFVVPNAVSGAFQPGPPLKEQQDYLLAVSSPSAHKNFSRMIQAFLLLRGHDDLQLRIVGGASGIFSDDNLQRLASRDPRIRFLGRLSDDELISQYQGATAFVFPSLYEGFGIPPLEAQACGCPVLAANAASIPEVLQASALYFDPLDIEHMAAAMERILTDMPLRQSLRRRGLNNVARFSWEESARQVSQRIDALLSPARDRRSSQGSDALGRESSSKL from the coding sequence ATGATTGTGATCAATGCACGTTTCCTGACCCAGGAATTGCGTGGCGTTCAACGCTTCGCCGAACAGATCTGCCTGGCCCTCAAGCAACTGCGCGACGACGTGGTGTTTGTGGCCCCCCACGGCATTCAGATGCACGAGAGCGCCAAAGCCCTCGACGTGCAATGCATCGGCAGTCACAGCGGCCACCTGTGGGAGCAACTGGACCTGCCGCTGTACCTGCGCCGTCAGGGCAACCCGCTGCTGATTTCGCTGTGCAGCACCGCGCCGCTGCTGTACGGCAATCAGATCGCGACCCACCACGACGTCACCTATGTGCGTCACCCGGAAAGCTACACGCGCACCTTTCGCCTGCTCTACCGGACCATGACGCCGATCATGCTGTCGCGGATCAAGTCGCTGCTGACGGTGAGCGCCTTCTCCAAGGGCGAGATCTCGCAGTTCTACAAATTCCCGGAGAAGAAAATTTTCGTGGTGCCCAATGCCGTGAGCGGTGCGTTTCAACCGGGGCCGCCCCTTAAAGAGCAACAGGATTACTTGCTGGCGGTGTCTTCGCCCAGCGCCCACAAGAATTTCAGCCGGATGATTCAGGCGTTCCTGCTGCTGCGCGGCCACGATGATCTGCAGCTGCGCATTGTCGGTGGCGCCAGCGGGATTTTCAGCGACGACAACCTGCAACGCCTGGCCAGTCGTGACCCGCGCATCCGCTTTCTGGGTCGCCTGAGCGATGACGAACTGATCAGCCAGTACCAGGGCGCAACGGCGTTTGTGTTTCCGTCGCTGTACGAAGGCTTCGGCATTCCGCCCCTGGAAGCACAGGCCTGTGGTTGCCCGGTGCTGGCGGCCAACGCGGCGTCGATCCCTGAAGTGCTGCAGGCCAGCGCGCTGTATTTCGACCCGCTGGACATTGAGCACATGGCCGCCGCCATGGAACGCATCCTGACGGACATGCCGCTGCGCCAGTCGCTGCGTCGGCGCGGACTGAACAACGTAGCGCGGTTTTCCTGGGAAGAGTCGGCACGCCAGGTTTCCCAACGCATCGACGCGCTGCTGAGTCCGGCCAGAGACCGGCGCAGCAGCCAGGGCAGCGATGCCCTGGGTCGCGAATCTTCCAGCAAGCTCTGA